A window of Streptomyces sp. Je 1-332 genomic DNA:
ACGAGGAGATGGAGCGCGCCCAGGCACAGCTGGAGCGCGAGTGGCTCGACCGCCTCTCCACGGTCTCCGGCCGCGCGGACGAACTCTGCCGGTACGCCGTCCTGTTCGGTGACCCGCAGCTCGCCCTCACCGCCGTCAAGCGCGTCCTGGAGGTCACCGCCGAAGAGGTCAAGGCGGCCGCGGCGGCCCGCCTGCGGCCCGACAACCGCGCGGTGCTCGTGTACGAACCCATCGCCCCCGAGGCCGACGAAGCCACCGACGAGGACGAAGAGGAGGCGGCGAAGTGAGCGAGGCCGCAACGATGCAGTTCCACCCGCAGCCCCAGGCGGGCACCGCACGGCCGTGGGCCTTCCCCGCGCCCGAGCGCGCCACCCTGGACAACGGCCTCACCGTGCTGCGTTGCCACCGCCCCGGCCAGCAGGTCGTCGCCGTGGAGGTCCACCTCGAGGCGCCGCTCGAAGCCGAGCCCGCGGGCCTGGACGGCGTCGCCACGATCATGGCGAGGGCCTTCAACGAAGGCACCGACAAGCACTCCGCCGAGGACTTCGCCGCCGAACTCGACCGCTGCGGCGCCACCATGGACGCGCACGCCGACCACCCCGGCGTCCGGGTCTCCCTCGAAGTCCCGCTCTCGCGCCTCCCGAAGGCGCTCGGCCTGCTCTCCGACGCCCTGCGGGCCCCCGCCTTCGCGGACAGCGAGATCGAACGCCTCGTACGCAACCGCCTGGACGAGATCCCGCACGAGGCAGCGAACCCGGGGCGCCGCGCCGCAAAGGAGCTGTCCCGGCAGCTCTTCCCGGCGACCTCCCGCATGTCGCGCCCCCGCCAGGGCACCGAGGAGACGGTCACGGCCATCGACTCGGCCGCCGTGCGCACCTTCTACGAGAAGCACGTGCGTCCCGCGACGGCGACCGCCGTGATCGTGGGCGACCTGACCGGCGTCGACCTGGACGCCGTTCTCGCCGACACCATCGGCGCCTGGACGGGTGGCACCGCCGAGCCGCGTCCGGTGCCCCCGGTGACCGCGGACGACACCGGACGTGTCGTCATCGTGGACCGCCCGGGAGCCGTCCAGACGCAGTTGCTCATCGGCCGCGTGGGCCCGGACCGGCACGACCGCGTCTGGCCCGCCCAGGTGCTCGGCACGTACTGCCTGGGCGGCACCCTCACCTCACGCCTGGACCGCGTCCTGCGCGAGGAGAAGGGATACACCTACGGCGTACGGTCGTTCGCCCAGGTCCTGCGTTCCGCTCCGGACGGCAGCGGCGCGGCGATGCTCGCCATCAGCGGCTCCGTGGACACCGAGTCCACCGGTCCGGCCCTCGACGACCTGTGGAAGGTCCTGCGCACCCTCGCGGCCGACGGCCTCACGGACGCCGAGCGCGACGTCGCCGTGCAAAATCTGGTGGGCGTGGCCCCGCTCAAGTACGAGATGGCGGCGTCCGTCGCGGCCACCCTCGCCGACCAGGTCGAGCAGCACCTGCCGGACGACTTCCAGGCCCAGCTGTACCGCCAGTTGGCCGAGACCGGCACCGTGGAGGCCACCGCCGCCGTGGTGAGCGCCTTCCCCGTGGACCGTCTGGTGACGGTGCTCGTCGGAGACGCTTCGCAGATCGAGGAGCCCGTCAGGGCGCTCGGTATCGGTGAAGTGAGTGTGGTCACGGGGTGAGCGCGGGGTGCGCGCGGACTGAGTGACAGTCAGGACATATCGGGGCCCCGGTGGCGAGAAAACGCTACTGGGGTCCTCATATGTCCGAATTGGTATGGAGGTTACGTGTCTGACCTGTGGCGTGCGCTACAAAAGCTCTGATCCGTTTGTCGTTTGAAAGATGACCCGCTTAGCGTCTGGTCCGGCTGTTCGTCATGCAGTACGCCGCGCCCGCGGCACCGGACAGTCATCGCCGAGTCCCCGTACGGCGCGAGCCAGGGGAGCCGGGGACCCACATGTCCCTTGGGGTGAATCGGGAACCTCGCCGTGAGGTGAGGGACCCGTAGGAGACCTTCCTGCTCCGAACCCGTCAGCTAACCCGGTAGGCGAGAAGGAAGGAAAGGATCAGCCGCTTCATGGCGTTCACCCGTGCCACCGGGAAGCACCGTCGCCCGAGCCGCCTCACGCGTACGACCGCGAACGTGGCGGGCGTCGCCGCCCTCACCACCACCGGTGTCATCGGAGGCCTGGCCGCTCCGGCGCTCGCCGCCGACGACGCGGTGACTCCCCAGCACACCGGCCTCACCCAGGCGATCTCCGTGGGCGACTCGCTCGCCCAGAGCGTCGACGCGCAGGCCGCTGCCCAGCAGCAGGCCGCCGACGACGCCGCAGCGGCCAAGAAGGCCGAAGAGGCCGCCAAGAAGAAGGCCGAGGAGGCCAAGCGCAAGGCCGAGGCCGCGGCGAAGGCCAAGGCCAAGAAGGAGCGCGAGGCCAAGGAGCGTGCCGCGCGCGAGGCCGAGCGCAAGCGCCTCAACAGCTACGTGTCGCCGATCACCGGCTCGACCATCTCCACGGGCTACCAGACCGGTGGCGCCATGTGGTCCTCCGGCAGCCACACCGGCGTCGACTTCCACGCCGCGTCCGGCACCTCGGTCCACGCGGTCGGCTCCGGCACCGTCGTGGAGGCCGGCTGGGGCGGCGCCTACGGCAACAACGTGGTCATCAAGATGAACGACGGCACGTACACCCAGTAC
This region includes:
- a CDS encoding pitrilysin family protein, with protein sequence MSEAATMQFHPQPQAGTARPWAFPAPERATLDNGLTVLRCHRPGQQVVAVEVHLEAPLEAEPAGLDGVATIMARAFNEGTDKHSAEDFAAELDRCGATMDAHADHPGVRVSLEVPLSRLPKALGLLSDALRAPAFADSEIERLVRNRLDEIPHEAANPGRRAAKELSRQLFPATSRMSRPRQGTEETVTAIDSAAVRTFYEKHVRPATATAVIVGDLTGVDLDAVLADTIGAWTGGTAEPRPVPPVTADDTGRVVIVDRPGAVQTQLLIGRVGPDRHDRVWPAQVLGTYCLGGTLTSRLDRVLREEKGYTYGVRSFAQVLRSAPDGSGAAMLAISGSVDTESTGPALDDLWKVLRTLAADGLTDAERDVAVQNLVGVAPLKYEMAASVAATLADQVEQHLPDDFQAQLYRQLAETGTVEATAAVVSAFPVDRLVTVLVGDASQIEEPVRALGIGEVSVVTG
- a CDS encoding M23 family metallopeptidase, giving the protein MAFTRATGKHRRPSRLTRTTANVAGVAALTTTGVIGGLAAPALAADDAVTPQHTGLTQAISVGDSLAQSVDAQAAAQQQAADDAAAAKKAEEAAKKKAEEAKRKAEAAAKAKAKKEREAKERAAREAERKRLNSYVSPITGSTISTGYQTGGAMWSSGSHTGVDFHAASGTSVHAVGSGTVVEAGWGGAYGNNVVIKMNDGTYTQYGHMSSLGVTVGQAVTPGQQIGLSGSTGNSSGPHLHFEARTGADYGTDIDPVSYLRSHGVNV